In Bacteroidales bacterium, one DNA window encodes the following:
- a CDS encoding DUF4342 domain-containing protein, producing the protein MAFTSNEFKVNGEELLKKIRELLHEGNVTRIIIKDDQGKTFIEIPVTVGLIGAIIVPVLAAVGALAALAANFTIEVIRKEE; encoded by the coding sequence ATGGCATTTACTTCAAATGAATTCAAAGTAAACGGGGAGGAACTCCTCAAAAAGATCAGGGAACTTCTTCATGAAGGAAATGTAACAAGGATTATCATTAAAGATGATCAAGGGAAAACATTTATTGAAATCCCTGTAACTGTTGGTTTAATAGGGGCAATCATTGTTCCTGTCCTTGCCGCTGTTGGGGCATTGGCAGCCCTTGCAGCTAACTTCACTATCGAAGTGATCCGTAAGGAAGAATAG
- a CDS encoding thiamine-binding protein, with protein sequence MSVLLQFAMFPTDKGISASPWVSKIIEMVRGSGFEYRLTSMATIVETSTLAEAQEIVEKAYSLLEPECERVYCTISLDIRKGPIGRLEGKIDSIEQKIGPVKR encoded by the coding sequence ATGTCAGTACTACTTCAATTTGCTATGTTTCCTACCGATAAAGGAATTAGTGCCAGTCCATGGGTAAGTAAGATCATTGAAATGGTCAGGGGTAGTGGATTTGAATACCGGCTGACAAGTATGGCTACTATTGTTGAGACTTCAACGCTTGCAGAAGCCCAGGAAATAGTTGAAAAAGCATATTCTCTGCTTGAACCTGAATGCGAGAGGGTTTATTGTACTATTTCTCTTGATATTCGAAAAGGCCCTATAGGTCGTTTGGAAGGCAAAATAGACTCTATAGAGCAGAAAATAGGCCCTGTTAAAAGATAG
- a CDS encoding T9SS type A sorting domain-containing protein — protein MKLTTTSQGTLVTRTYTYIVPAVYNNIPCIVDNCHVAVYVAEGHQEVLTGDVVEAIGGTNRYIGKASVVTDFKMGVESMPCDFTCDVVGALPSGELYELTFEPLDAIAGWNDSFTVDGIQYTGSATIALNQDETKSITLSVVPGATPAVSTYRFTMKSAAFPGAPEKIADVSVISGITTLVVNGSGGQETSDNQAAYTDGLDYAGCTTYAAIPASQLVKAVANGALVDVNSIFYNVAWTFPAFKDAEAEAVKAILNSGRHVLVAGQDVGWDIMSGQSGSNGNDITRDLYTNYLCARFIDDGSTANNQITAVTSDAIYGAAGNSTVTDVYAGNMYPEQIDTIAPARPIFLYKNLNTKRAAIRVEKNNYKAVYFGVGFEMLSTTAVRNEITKLTYDWFNEVISGMEYENALAKLMGQNYPNPADDHTWISLNTSDKNLILEVTSLLGARIMNIQVNAGDSKVRINTSQLASGQYICTLLDGKRVVGSQTIVVSH, from the coding sequence ATGAAGTTAACTACTACAAGCCAGGGTACCCTGGTAACCCGGACCTATACGTATATTGTTCCTGCTGTATACAACAATATTCCATGTATTGTAGATAATTGTCATGTAGCTGTTTATGTTGCCGAAGGTCACCAGGAAGTTTTAACTGGTGATGTTGTGGAAGCCATCGGTGGAACCAATCGTTATATTGGTAAAGCATCTGTTGTTACTGATTTTAAGATGGGTGTTGAATCCATGCCCTGCGATTTTACTTGTGATGTAGTAGGAGCCCTTCCTTCAGGAGAACTTTATGAATTGACTTTTGAGCCTTTGGATGCCATTGCTGGATGGAATGACAGTTTTACCGTTGATGGAATCCAATATACAGGATCAGCAACCATAGCCTTGAACCAGGATGAAACCAAATCAATTACCCTTTCAGTGGTACCTGGGGCTACTCCTGCAGTTTCAACGTATCGGTTTACCATGAAATCGGCTGCTTTCCCGGGTGCACCTGAAAAAATTGCAGATGTTTCTGTAATTTCAGGAATTACCACATTGGTAGTAAATGGCAGTGGTGGTCAGGAAACGTCTGATAATCAGGCTGCCTACACAGATGGCCTGGATTATGCCGGATGTACTACCTATGCTGCCATTCCTGCTTCTCAACTTGTTAAAGCAGTGGCTAACGGAGCTTTGGTGGATGTGAACAGTATCTTCTACAATGTTGCATGGACATTCCCTGCTTTCAAGGATGCAGAAGCAGAAGCTGTTAAGGCTATTCTGAATTCAGGTCGACATGTCCTTGTGGCCGGCCAGGATGTGGGTTGGGATATCATGAGCGGACAGTCAGGTTCCAATGGAAATGACATTACACGCGATCTCTATACTAACTATTTGTGTGCCAGGTTTATCGATGATGGCAGTACTGCAAACAACCAAATTACAGCCGTTACCAGCGATGCAATATATGGAGCTGCAGGAAATTCAACCGTTACTGATGTTTACGCTGGAAATATGTATCCTGAACAGATTGATACGATTGCTCCGGCAAGGCCTATCTTCCTCTATAAAAACCTCAATACCAAACGTGCCGCTATTAGGGTTGAAAAGAATAACTATAAGGCTGTATACTTTGGAGTTGGATTCGAAATGTTAAGTACCACTGCTGTCAGGAATGAAATCACAAAACTTACCTATGACTGGTTCAATGAGGTAATTTCAGGCATGGAATACGAAAATGCCCTGGCTAAACTAATGGGTCAGAATTATCCCAACCCTGCCGATGATCATACCTGGATATCCCTCAATACTTCGGATAAGAACCTTATATTGGAAGTAACTTCTTTACTGGGAGCCAGGATAATGAATATCCAGGTTAATGCCGGCGATTCAAAAGTGAGAATCAACACCTCACAACTTGCTTCCGGACAATATATTTGCACTCTCCTTGATGGGAAAAGGGTGGTTGGATCACAAACAATTGTTGTGTCGCACTAG
- a CDS encoding tetratricopeptide repeat protein, with translation MQNLKWRIPMKHGFDEEEEYIRELLERFEASLHTGGFTFFDSNELEDIIYHYFSAADFPKAFQAIRHALDRFPTDITFEVFQAQYLMNTGEPQKALANLDRLKKRDPRNPDIMLTRASILGSMNRHEEAIREYIKALDHIDDDKEEIYTGIAFEYESIGNYEKAVEYLKQALYIEAGNETLLYEIGYCYDLGGMSEQAAEFFESIVDKNPYSDVAWYNLGLAYTALELFEKAIDAFDFCIAIDPSFTPAYFNKAQAYEQMERYPEAIAVYKSTLEFEKPDAMVWYYLGDCYERLEKYETALENYRKSVNMEKQFSDAWMGMGICFSELDQKAEAIVHMKQAVKLEPENPEYWIILADTLMDDGQYQEAEAAFIKVTELDPYHQEIWLDYSEFFIQAHSNYSKALEIIEEGTYFQPQNALLSFRRVAYLLESGYEKEAVRELYIALSQDYDGFLSLLEYSEKARLSSAINDAIQQFKE, from the coding sequence TTGCAAAATCTCAAATGGAGGATTCCCATGAAGCATGGATTTGATGAAGAGGAGGAATATATCCGCGAATTGCTGGAGCGATTTGAGGCCAGTCTGCATACAGGTGGTTTTACTTTTTTCGACAGCAATGAACTTGAAGACATCATTTATCACTATTTTTCAGCTGCTGATTTCCCAAAAGCATTTCAAGCGATACGCCATGCGTTGGACAGGTTTCCAACAGATATAACCTTTGAGGTGTTCCAGGCGCAATACCTGATGAATACAGGGGAGCCGCAGAAAGCACTTGCCAACCTGGACCGGCTTAAAAAGAGAGATCCAAGAAACCCTGACATTATGCTTACCAGGGCTTCAATTTTAGGGAGCATGAACCGGCATGAAGAAGCAATCCGTGAGTATATTAAAGCCCTTGATCATATCGATGATGATAAGGAAGAAATTTATACCGGTATTGCCTTTGAATATGAAAGTATTGGCAACTATGAAAAAGCAGTTGAGTATCTAAAACAAGCCCTTTATATAGAGGCTGGTAATGAAACGCTTCTATATGAGATCGGTTATTGTTATGATCTTGGGGGGATGAGTGAGCAGGCTGCTGAGTTTTTTGAAAGTATAGTCGACAAGAATCCATACTCAGATGTTGCCTGGTATAATCTTGGCCTGGCCTATACAGCGCTTGAACTTTTTGAGAAAGCGATTGATGCTTTTGACTTCTGTATTGCTATAGATCCCAGTTTCACCCCGGCCTATTTTAATAAAGCACAGGCTTATGAGCAGATGGAACGGTATCCGGAAGCGATAGCAGTATATAAAAGCACCCTTGAGTTTGAGAAACCTGATGCCATGGTATGGTATTATCTTGGTGACTGTTACGAGCGATTGGAAAAATATGAAACTGCTCTTGAAAACTACAGGAAATCTGTAAACATGGAAAAGCAGTTCTCCGATGCCTGGATGGGTATGGGAATATGTTTCAGTGAGCTCGACCAGAAGGCTGAGGCAATCGTTCATATGAAACAGGCGGTAAAGCTGGAACCTGAGAATCCCGAGTATTGGATTATTTTGGCCGACACGCTGATGGACGACGGACAATACCAGGAAGCAGAAGCGGCATTTATCAAGGTAACAGAGCTTGACCCTTATCATCAGGAAATCTGGCTCGACTATTCTGAATTCTTTATACAGGCACATTCTAACTATAGCAAAGCATTGGAGATTATAGAAGAGGGCACTTATTTTCAACCTCAGAATGCATTGCTTTCCTTCAGGAGGGTTGCCTATCTGCTCGAATCAGGGTATGAAAAGGAAGCCGTAAGGGAATTGTATATTGCCCTCTCACAGGATTATGATGGATTTCTTAGTTTGCTTGAATATTCGGAAAAAGCCCGTTTATCAAGTGCCATAAATGATGCGATACAACAATTCAAAGAATAG
- a CDS encoding DedA family protein translates to MGITEWIAATAVAIIGASGYPGIFILMTLESMVFPVPSEAVMPFAGFLIVDGRFTWTGVIMASTIGSIVGSLLSYAIGYYGGKPFIQRFGKFLLLNTHHLELSEKFFAKRGEITILISRFIPVVRHLISIPAGFGKMNIWTFSLYTIIGAGCWNTFLTWVGYELKNNWTEVMTYSHIIDLFVVGVLGIAAIYYLYKIISSMRGNKVSS, encoded by the coding sequence ATGGGTATTACTGAATGGATTGCAGCCACTGCTGTAGCAATTATCGGAGCATCGGGATATCCCGGTATTTTTATTTTAATGACCCTGGAAAGCATGGTTTTCCCTGTTCCCAGTGAAGCCGTTATGCCATTCGCTGGTTTTCTGATTGTAGATGGCAGATTCACCTGGACCGGTGTAATAATGGCATCTACAATTGGAAGCATAGTTGGCTCTTTATTATCTTATGCCATCGGCTACTATGGCGGCAAACCTTTTATCCAGCGCTTTGGGAAATTCCTTCTTCTTAACACCCATCACCTTGAGTTATCGGAGAAGTTTTTTGCCAAACGAGGAGAAATTACCATTCTTATTTCGAGATTCATTCCTGTTGTCAGGCATCTCATCTCTATTCCAGCCGGATTCGGAAAAATGAATATCTGGACTTTCTCTCTTTATACCATTATTGGTGCCGGATGTTGGAATACATTTCTCACCTGGGTGGGATATGAGCTAAAGAATAACTGGACAGAAGTGATGACTTATAGCCATATCATCGATCTGTTTGTGGTTGGAGTTCTTGGAATCGCTGCCATTTACTACCTGTACAAAATCATTTCCTCGATGAGAGGAAATAAGGTAAGTTCATAA
- a CDS encoding zinc ABC transporter substrate-binding protein, producing MKTKIHSSSSFIIFLLIAILITSCNQKEINHQSRKITVSILPQKFLVEQLCGDNFEVNVLLPPGANHETFEPTPGDMRNLENAELYISTGLLDFERNWLPRFTESRTGLAVINTSEGIDLLGGHHHEDAENHNHEGSGLDPHIWLSPSAMKLQAGTIVNALNNIDSSKKESYNSNLIAFNQLMDSIDHRIRQILSASQGKSFYDFSSGTCLFCP from the coding sequence ATGAAAACAAAAATACATTCGAGCAGCTCATTTATCATTTTCCTCTTGATTGCAATATTGATAACTTCATGCAATCAAAAGGAAATAAATCACCAGAGCAGAAAGATCACGGTGAGTATTTTGCCTCAGAAGTTCCTTGTAGAACAACTTTGTGGGGATAATTTTGAAGTAAATGTACTTTTACCTCCAGGCGCGAATCATGAAACATTTGAACCGACGCCCGGAGATATGAGAAACCTGGAAAATGCAGAACTCTACATCTCAACAGGTCTGCTGGATTTTGAACGAAACTGGTTACCGCGGTTTACCGAGTCAAGAACCGGATTGGCAGTTATTAATACCAGTGAAGGCATTGATCTGTTGGGTGGACATCACCACGAAGATGCAGAAAACCACAATCACGAAGGTTCAGGGTTGGATCCCCATATCTGGCTTTCACCTTCAGCGATGAAACTCCAGGCAGGTACCATTGTGAATGCACTTAATAACATTGACTCTTCCAAAAAAGAGTCTTATAATTCCAATCTGATAGCTTTTAATCAGTTGATGGATTCAATTGATCATCGGATCAGGCAGATTCTTTCAGCCAGCCAGGGGAAAAGCTTTTATGATTTTTCATCCGGCACTTGCCTATTTTGCCCGTGA
- a CDS encoding metal ABC transporter permease, producing the protein MIDFFNGIFEYQFLRNAMLAALLASISCGIIGSYIVARRMVFISGGITHASFGGIGLGYFLGINPLIGAFVFSTLTALGIRVASRRSLIREDSAIGILWSLGMAIGIIFIFLTPGYAPNLMTYLFGSLLTVSTLDLYLMALLAVVTLIVFIFFYRIILFVSFDEEYARSHNAPVETVNYLLFILVSMAIVLHIRVAGIILVISFLTIPQSTANLFAKDLSRIIIYSIFISFMGSLAGLVASYYFNIPSGATIIFVFVLLFLLARTYKYFQNKIARKRLLPGS; encoded by the coding sequence ATGATTGATTTTTTTAATGGTATATTCGAATACCAATTTCTAAGGAATGCTATGTTAGCCGCTTTACTGGCGAGTATTTCCTGCGGAATTATCGGTTCGTATATTGTGGCCAGGAGGATGGTTTTTATCAGTGGAGGTATCACCCATGCTTCTTTTGGTGGAATTGGGTTAGGTTACTTTCTTGGAATTAATCCACTTATCGGAGCTTTTGTATTCAGCACTTTAACTGCCTTGGGAATCAGGGTTGCATCAAGGCGGAGCCTGATCAGGGAGGACTCAGCTATTGGCATACTTTGGTCATTGGGAATGGCTATCGGAATCATCTTTATTTTCCTCACGCCCGGGTATGCCCCCAATCTTATGACCTATCTTTTTGGGAGCCTGCTTACGGTAAGTACCCTGGATTTATATCTCATGGCCTTGCTTGCAGTTGTAACCCTCATTGTTTTTATCTTTTTTTACAGGATTATCCTCTTTGTATCTTTCGATGAGGAGTATGCCCGGTCGCACAATGCCCCTGTTGAAACCGTTAATTACCTGCTTTTCATCCTGGTTTCGATGGCCATTGTATTGCATATCAGGGTTGCAGGGATTATCCTTGTTATCTCTTTTCTCACCATTCCTCAATCCACTGCCAACCTGTTTGCCAAAGATCTCTCCAGGATCATTATTTATTCCATTTTCATCAGTTTCATGGGATCATTAGCAGGATTGGTAGCCTCCTATTATTTCAATATTCCTTCGGGGGCAACCATTATTTTCGTCTTTGTGTTGCTATTTCTTTTAGCCCGGACTTACAAATATTTCCAAAATAAAATAGCCAGAAAGCGCTTGCTTCCTGGCTCATAA
- a CDS encoding shikimate dehydrogenase — translation MSLYGLIGHPLTHSWSAKYFNKKFENLGLNDHEYRLFPLTSADQFLQLIHEFPDLQGLNVTIPLKISIIPFLHRLSGSAMEVGAVNCIEINRSGSEPLLIGHNTDVTGFRNSLLPLLNDSHKQALILGTGGASRAVAKVLSDLSISFKLVSRNPAGTEILKYDQVSKGVIDQYTLIINTTPLGMYPQTGFSPVIPYQYLGNKHLLFDLVYNPEITLFMKKGTEAGARVCNGLKMLEMQAEASWEIWDDSTIR, via the coding sequence ATGTCATTATATGGGTTAATAGGTCATCCTTTGACCCATTCATGGTCAGCAAAGTATTTCAACAAAAAGTTTGAAAATCTTGGATTGAATGACCACGAATACAGACTGTTTCCTTTAACTTCAGCAGACCAGTTTTTACAACTTATTCATGAATTCCCTGACCTTCAGGGCCTCAATGTTACGATTCCATTAAAGATCAGTATAATCCCATTTCTCCACCGACTTTCAGGTAGTGCCATGGAGGTAGGAGCTGTTAATTGCATTGAAATTAACAGATCGGGGTCTGAACCCTTGTTGATCGGGCACAATACTGATGTTACAGGATTTAGGAACAGCCTGCTCCCGCTATTAAATGACTCTCATAAACAGGCTCTGATTTTAGGGACCGGTGGAGCATCCAGGGCTGTTGCGAAAGTGTTATCCGACCTTAGTATTTCCTTCAAACTGGTTTCCCGCAACCCAGCCGGCACTGAAATCCTTAAATATGACCAGGTATCTAAGGGGGTTATTGACCAGTACACATTGATTATTAATACAACTCCTCTTGGAATGTATCCTCAAACAGGATTCAGTCCGGTAATCCCATATCAATATCTCGGGAATAAGCACCTCCTTTTTGACCTGGTCTATAATCCTGAAATCACATTATTCATGAAAAAGGGAACTGAGGCAGGAGCAAGGGTCTGTAATGGCTTGAAAATGCTTGAAATGCAGGCAGAGGCGAGTTGGGAGATTTGGGATGATTCGACGATTCGATAA
- the glmM gene encoding phosphoglucosamine mutase: protein MALIKSISGIRGTIGGLPGDGLTPQDIIRFTSAYVSFISKRAGHSKVHIVIGRDARVSGWMVNQLVTGTLVGMGADVTDLGLSTTPTVEVAVTSHKADGGIIITASHNPGHWNALKLLNEKGEFLDGNDGEEILRLAESDAIPAAGIEAIGTYKSYDKAINDHIKEVLSMPLVNIEAIRSAGFVVAIDCVNSTGGIALPPLLEALGVKQVIEVNCKPDGLFSHNPEPLPENLKDLSAAVLTAKAHLGFAVDPDVDRLAIISEDGSMFGEEYTLVAVSDYVLKHKPGNTVSNLSSTRALRDVTEAAGGNHSAAAVGEVNVVSMMKSVNAVIGGEGNGGVIYPAIHYGRDALAGIALFLSHLAITGLSCSALRKTYPDYTISKNKIALDASMDVDAILEGVAAKYKGQPVNTVDGVKIEFGKEWVHLRKSNTEPIIRIYSESTLSSKAEDLAKKIMADIREIAGIIS from the coding sequence ATGGCGTTAATAAAAAGTATTTCAGGCATCAGGGGTACAATTGGAGGGCTTCCTGGCGACGGCCTTACACCTCAGGATATTATCAGGTTTACCTCTGCATATGTTTCATTTATCTCTAAGAGAGCAGGCCATTCAAAGGTTCATATCGTGATTGGCCGGGATGCCAGGGTATCCGGCTGGATGGTCAATCAATTGGTGACAGGCACTCTGGTTGGCATGGGGGCTGATGTTACCGACCTGGGACTGAGTACCACACCCACAGTGGAAGTAGCAGTTACCTCTCATAAAGCAGATGGTGGAATCATCATTACGGCCAGTCATAATCCCGGTCATTGGAATGCTCTTAAACTTCTGAATGAGAAAGGGGAGTTCCTGGATGGAAATGACGGGGAAGAAATACTCAGACTTGCAGAGTCGGATGCAATTCCTGCCGCTGGGATAGAAGCCATCGGGACCTATAAATCTTATGATAAAGCTATCAATGACCATATAAAGGAGGTGCTTTCCATGCCCCTGGTAAATATCGAAGCCATCAGGTCAGCAGGGTTTGTCGTAGCCATCGATTGTGTGAATTCAACGGGTGGAATTGCCCTGCCACCATTACTCGAAGCATTGGGGGTAAAACAAGTGATTGAAGTAAATTGTAAACCGGACGGATTATTCTCTCATAACCCTGAACCATTACCTGAAAACCTGAAGGATTTATCTGCTGCTGTTCTTACAGCAAAGGCTCACCTTGGTTTTGCTGTGGATCCGGATGTTGACAGGCTGGCTATCATCTCTGAAGATGGTTCCATGTTTGGCGAAGAGTATACCCTGGTCGCAGTTTCTGACTATGTGCTAAAACATAAGCCTGGTAATACAGTTTCAAACCTTTCATCTACAAGGGCTTTACGAGATGTCACCGAAGCGGCTGGAGGTAATCATTCAGCTGCTGCAGTGGGTGAAGTAAATGTTGTCAGCATGATGAAATCAGTGAATGCGGTAATTGGTGGTGAAGGAAACGGGGGTGTAATTTATCCCGCAATTCACTACGGCCGGGATGCTTTGGCTGGTATCGCTTTATTCCTTTCACACCTGGCTATCACAGGTTTATCATGTTCAGCATTGCGTAAAACCTATCCGGATTATACTATTTCAAAAAACAAAATTGCATTGGATGCCAGTATGGATGTAGATGCAATTCTCGAAGGGGTGGCTGCGAAATATAAAGGTCAACCTGTTAATACAGTCGATGGGGTAAAAATTGAATTTGGCAAGGAATGGGTTCATTTGAGGAAATCCAATACTGAACCTATTATCCGAATCTATTCAGAAAGCACTCTTTCTTCAAAGGCTGAGGACCTTGCAAAAAAAATTATGGCAGATATCAGGGAAATCGCAGGCATCATATCCTGA
- a CDS encoding pirin family protein translates to MSIEFHPSKDRGHANHGWLDTYHNFSFAEYFNPLREQFGLLRVLNDDTIIGGSGFGEHGHKNMEIISIPLIGELEHKDSMGHSEVISPDDVQVMSAGSGIQHSEFNHHADNPCNFLQIWIYTREKDIQPRYDQLSFNKIQRKNKVQLLVTPDTDQDDDALWIHQDAWISRVNLEHGVNITYKIHKSGNQVFCFLIEGRTTIEGFALGSRDALGIAEISRIHINSNAASDLLIIEVPSA, encoded by the coding sequence ATGAGTATTGAATTTCATCCTTCCAAAGACAGGGGTCATGCAAACCACGGATGGCTTGACACTTATCACAATTTCAGTTTTGCTGAGTATTTTAATCCGTTAAGAGAGCAGTTTGGATTATTGAGGGTATTGAATGACGATACCATTATTGGAGGAAGTGGATTTGGTGAACATGGTCATAAAAACATGGAGATCATTTCGATTCCTTTAATTGGTGAACTTGAACATAAGGACAGTATGGGTCATTCAGAAGTGATTAGTCCTGATGATGTGCAGGTGATGTCAGCCGGAAGCGGGATTCAGCATTCTGAATTTAATCACCATGCTGATAATCCCTGCAATTTCCTTCAAATCTGGATTTATACCAGGGAAAAGGATATTCAGCCAAGGTATGATCAGCTTTCTTTCAATAAAATACAAAGAAAAAATAAGGTCCAGCTGCTTGTAACTCCGGATACGGATCAGGATGATGATGCTTTGTGGATTCACCAGGATGCCTGGATATCAAGGGTCAACCTTGAGCATGGTGTAAACATTACCTATAAGATTCACAAATCAGGGAACCAGGTATTTTGTTTCCTGATTGAAGGGAGAACGACAATTGAAGGTTTTGCACTTGGATCGAGAGATGCACTTGGCATTGCTGAGATTTCGCGCATTCATATTAATAGTAATGCAGCATCTGACCTCCTGATTATTGAGGTACCGTCAGCGTAA
- a CDS encoding ABC transporter ATP-binding protein: protein MTELLQLNDVSAGYDQEIVLRDVNFRIYDQDFIGVIGPNGGGKTTLIKIILGLVKPLQGFVKRYDDRPGSFAGYLPQQSLVDRKFPITVLDIVLSGLMSEKGSLGRYSSADRKKAMELLDQMGVAGLAKRTAMELSGGQLQRVFISRALISAPRLLILDEPNTYVDNRFESDLYELLGKLNQKMAIMIVSHDVGTISYFVKTIACVNTYLHYHKSNIITEEQLASYNCPLQIITHGDVPHTVLQKHDHHHD from the coding sequence ATGACTGAACTTCTCCAACTGAATGATGTTTCTGCCGGTTATGACCAGGAGATTGTGCTTAGGGACGTAAATTTCAGGATATATGACCAGGATTTTATTGGAGTAATTGGACCTAATGGAGGAGGGAAGACCACTCTGATTAAAATTATTCTTGGCCTGGTAAAACCCTTGCAAGGTTTCGTAAAAAGGTATGATGACCGGCCGGGGAGTTTTGCAGGATACCTGCCTCAACAATCATTGGTAGACCGTAAGTTCCCGATAACAGTACTGGATATTGTTTTATCCGGGCTGATGTCGGAAAAAGGGAGTTTAGGCCGCTACAGTTCAGCCGACAGGAAAAAAGCCATGGAACTGCTTGATCAGATGGGAGTAGCCGGTTTAGCGAAAAGAACAGCGATGGAACTTTCCGGAGGTCAGTTACAACGTGTTTTTATCAGCAGGGCTTTGATATCGGCTCCAAGGTTACTGATCCTGGATGAGCCAAACACCTATGTTGACAATCGTTTTGAAAGTGACCTCTATGAATTGCTAGGGAAGCTTAATCAAAAAATGGCAATTATGATTGTATCCCATGATGTTGGCACAATCTCATATTTTGTGAAGACAATTGCCTGTGTCAACACTTATCTTCATTATCATAAATCCAATATCATTACAGAAGAGCAGCTGGCATCCTATAATTGTCCCTTACAGATCATCACCCACGGGGATGTACCTCATACCGTTCTTCAAAAACATGACCATCACCATGATTGA
- a CDS encoding zinc ABC transporter substrate-binding protein → MIFHPALAYFARDYGLTQISIEEEGKEPSAIRIKELIQLAREKNIHSILISKEFDVRHAEAIAKELNAKVIVFDPMAGNWDENMILLANLIAQN, encoded by the coding sequence ATGATTTTTCATCCGGCACTTGCCTATTTTGCCCGTGATTATGGATTGACTCAAATAAGTATTGAAGAGGAAGGAAAAGAACCTTCAGCCATCAGGATCAAAGAATTGATTCAGCTTGCAAGAGAGAAAAACATTCACAGCATCCTGATATCAAAGGAATTTGATGTTCGTCATGCTGAAGCTATCGCAAAGGAATTAAATGCAAAAGTGATTGTATTTGACCCCATGGCCGGAAATTGGGATGAAAATATGATATTGCTGGCTAACCTTATTGCTCAAAACTGA
- a CDS encoding Omp28-related outer membrane protein, whose product MRKILLSFFAILLVSSTMYAQNLVSTDPQNKNVVLEEYTGIHCQYCPDGHRIAQGIANANPGRVVLMNIHQGSFAVPSGSEPDYRTPFGDALAGQTGLTGYPSGTVNRHVFAGSTSTALNRGSWSASADQIMAMVSPVNIGIESSFNEATRELTVNVELYYTASSTVSSNFINVALLQDSLIGPQTGGGMGNNYIHMHMLRYFLTGQWGDEVNYYKPGYPGNPDLYVYCSCCIQQYSMYCR is encoded by the coding sequence ATGAGAAAAATTTTACTTTCGTTTTTTGCCATTCTACTGGTGAGTTCCACAATGTATGCTCAGAATCTCGTTTCCACAGATCCACAAAATAAAAATGTGGTATTGGAAGAGTATACAGGTATTCATTGTCAGTACTGCCCCGACGGACACCGTATTGCACAAGGTATTGCTAACGCCAATCCAGGTCGTGTGGTCCTGATGAATATACACCAGGGGTCTTTTGCGGTTCCCAGTGGCTCAGAGCCTGATTACCGCACTCCATTCGGAGATGCCCTTGCCGGTCAAACAGGGTTAACCGGTTATCCTTCAGGAACCGTCAACAGGCATGTGTTTGCAGGAAGTACATCTACTGCCTTAAACCGCGGATCATGGAGTGCATCAGCCGATCAGATCATGGCCATGGTTTCTCCTGTTAATATTGGAATTGAATCTTCTTTTAATGAGGCGACACGTGAACTTACTGTCAATGTTGAATTATATTATACTGCAAGCAGTACTGTTTCTTCAAATTTCATTAACGTAGCCCTGCTTCAGGATAGCTTAATTGGCCCGCAGACCGGCGGAGGAATGGGTAACAATTATATCCACATGCACATGCTTCGTTACTTTCTCACAGGCCAATGGGGAGATGAAGTTAACTACTACAAGCCAGGGTACCCTGGTAACCCGGACCTATACGTATATTGTTCCTGCTGTATACAACAATATTCCATGTATTGTAGATAA